One part of the Marinobacter sp. M3C genome encodes these proteins:
- the katG gene encoding catalase/peroxidase HPI produces MSEEIKIGGKCPFAGNTVGGAAGSEPTLPNWWPNRLQVELLHENPREANPQGKDFNYADAFNKLDLAELKKDIKKLLTSSVDWWPSDYGNYGPQMIRMAWHSAGTYRIADGRGGAGEAMQRFAPINSWWDNGNVDKSRRLLWPIKQTYGESISWADLIVLTGNCSLEIMGFPTFGFAGGRIDAWEPDTLTYWGPEGWFGKKPEDAPHGPLEGHPDQMVNRDLRWTGEAGDEDYDLEAPLAASNQALIYVDPEGSAKKGIPEDSAVDIRITFGRMAMNDEETVALIAGGHAFGKSHGMTPPDQIGAAPEGAPMEAQGLGWHNPRGKGKAEDTMTNGIEGSWTPNPTVWDNDYLESLFKFEWEQTRSPAGSLQWTPVNTDAPRTPDAHLKGVDHPLMMMTSDIALKVDPSYRKICEKFLEDFDYFTDAFSRAWYKLTHRDMGPKSRYLGPEVPKENLIWQDPIPVVDFDLVDDNDIASLKDRILDTGLSVSELIGVAWGAASTFRTSDKRGGADGARIRLAPQKDWPVNNPGEVDKVVNTLEGIKRDFDAAQSGNKKVALADLIVLAGCAGVEKSAKDAGINVTVPFTPGRNDATVEQTDEQTFRWLEPVSDGFRNFHRHDVNYNVSPERIFLDRAALLGLSAPEWAALTGGLRVLDINSDGHYKQHGVFTHKPGVLTNDFFVNLTSPEFEWKKVDEEGMEFTLDDRKSGDTKFKATRCDLIFGANAQLRQLAEFYAQKGGHEKLVKDFVAAWNKVMMHDRFDVAG; encoded by the coding sequence ATGAGCGAAGAAATCAAAATCGGAGGCAAGTGCCCCTTCGCCGGTAATACGGTGGGCGGCGCTGCAGGTTCCGAGCCGACCCTGCCGAACTGGTGGCCCAACCGTCTGCAGGTTGAACTGCTTCACGAGAACCCGCGCGAAGCCAATCCCCAGGGCAAGGACTTCAACTACGCCGACGCCTTCAACAAGCTGGATCTGGCCGAGCTAAAGAAGGATATCAAAAAACTGTTGACGTCGTCGGTGGACTGGTGGCCGTCCGATTACGGCAACTATGGCCCGCAGATGATCCGCATGGCCTGGCATTCCGCCGGTACGTATCGCATCGCGGACGGCCGTGGCGGTGCCGGCGAAGCCATGCAGCGTTTCGCGCCGATCAACAGCTGGTGGGACAACGGCAACGTCGACAAGTCCCGTCGTCTGCTTTGGCCCATCAAGCAGACGTATGGTGAGTCCATCTCCTGGGCGGATCTGATCGTGCTCACGGGCAACTGCTCGCTGGAAATCATGGGGTTCCCGACTTTCGGCTTTGCCGGCGGTCGCATTGACGCATGGGAGCCGGACACCTTGACCTATTGGGGCCCGGAGGGTTGGTTCGGCAAGAAACCGGAGGATGCCCCGCACGGCCCGCTGGAAGGTCATCCGGACCAGATGGTCAACCGTGACCTGCGCTGGACCGGTGAAGCCGGCGACGAGGATTACGATCTGGAAGCGCCGCTGGCCGCTTCAAATCAGGCCCTGATCTACGTCGATCCAGAAGGATCGGCCAAGAAGGGTATTCCGGAAGATTCGGCAGTCGATATCCGCATCACGTTTGGCCGCATGGCCATGAATGACGAAGAAACCGTAGCCCTTATCGCCGGTGGCCATGCCTTCGGCAAATCGCACGGCATGACGCCGCCGGATCAGATCGGTGCCGCGCCGGAAGGGGCGCCCATGGAAGCGCAGGGCCTGGGTTGGCACAATCCGCGTGGCAAGGGCAAAGCCGAAGATACGATGACTAATGGTATCGAGGGCTCCTGGACCCCGAACCCAACGGTCTGGGATAACGATTATCTCGAATCGTTGTTCAAGTTCGAGTGGGAACAAACCCGCAGCCCGGCAGGCTCCTTGCAGTGGACGCCGGTGAACACTGACGCCCCGCGTACGCCCGACGCGCATCTGAAGGGCGTCGATCACCCGTTGATGATGATGACCTCCGACATCGCGCTGAAGGTCGACCCGTCTTATCGCAAGATTTGCGAGAAGTTCCTCGAGGACTTCGATTACTTCACTGACGCGTTCTCGCGTGCATGGTACAAGCTCACGCACCGTGACATGGGCCCGAAGTCGCGTTATCTCGGCCCGGAAGTACCCAAGGAAAATCTGATCTGGCAGGACCCGATCCCGGTTGTGGATTTCGATCTGGTCGACGACAACGATATTGCCTCATTGAAGGACAGGATTCTGGACACTGGCCTGAGCGTCTCCGAGCTGATCGGTGTGGCCTGGGGCGCCGCCTCAACATTCCGCACCTCCGACAAGCGCGGTGGTGCCGACGGCGCCCGCATCCGCCTTGCACCCCAGAAGGACTGGCCGGTTAACAACCCGGGGGAAGTGGATAAGGTCGTCAACACGCTGGAAGGCATCAAGCGCGACTTCGACGCTGCCCAGTCGGGCAACAAGAAGGTCGCGCTAGCCGATCTGATCGTGCTCGCCGGCTGCGCCGGTGTCGAGAAGTCGGCAAAGGACGCCGGTATCAACGTGACGGTGCCCTTCACACCGGGTCGTAACGACGCAACGGTTGAACAGACCGATGAGCAGACCTTTCGCTGGCTAGAGCCGGTCTCAGACGGTTTCCGTAATTTCCATCGACACGACGTCAACTACAACGTCTCGCCGGAGCGGATCTTCCTTGATCGTGCTGCCTTGCTGGGTCTGAGCGCGCCGGAGTGGGCGGCTCTCACCGGTGGTCTGCGCGTGCTGGACATCAACTCGGACGGTCATTACAAGCAACACGGCGTGTTCACGCACAAGCCGGGTGTGCTAACCAACGACTTCTTCGTGAACTTGACAAGCCCGGAGTTTGAGTGGAAAAAAGTCGACGAGGAAGGCATGGAATTCACGCTGGATGATCGCAAGAGCGGCGACACGAAATTCAAGGCCACACGCTGTGACCTGATCTTCGGTGCCAACGCGCAGTTGCGTCAGCTGGCCGAGTTCTACGCGCAGAAAGGCGGCCACGAGAAGCTGGTCAAAGACTTTGTTGCTGCCTGGAACAAAGTGATGATGCACGACCGCTTCGACGTCGCTGGCTGA
- a CDS encoding alpha/beta hydrolase, which produces MTILRTLTTSVVIAAMPTFAFSQGTTAPNADLPAVVLEQTTQQFIDSLKGSTPINQLPYEKARQVLIDTQAKGNTTMPDADVKEMILKVGPTGEVKVYTVRPAGNKGKSLPGVVYFHGGGWVLGNFATHERLMRDLAAQANAAMVFVEYSPAPEQKHPVQLDEVYAVLKYVSENAAEFGIDANQLAIAGDSVGGQMVAVSAVRAKVDGLALDSMVLFYPVTTADLTSHSYELFAEGPWLTKASMAWFWEAYLEEDTDIGDPSVSPLNYGAEELAGLPPALVITDANDVLRDEGEAFASKLTLAGVKTQSTRYNFTTHDFVMLNAYAQTPATTAAITEAANFLKDHFKE; this is translated from the coding sequence ATGACCATCCTTCGCACCCTCACAACCAGCGTAGTCATTGCTGCCATGCCAACTTTCGCTTTCTCGCAGGGCACTACGGCACCGAATGCCGATCTTCCTGCTGTCGTGCTGGAGCAGACCACACAGCAGTTCATCGATAGCCTGAAAGGGTCGACGCCAATTAACCAGCTGCCCTATGAGAAGGCGCGTCAGGTCTTGATCGATACCCAGGCCAAGGGCAACACCACCATGCCCGACGCGGACGTGAAGGAGATGATCCTCAAGGTTGGTCCCACCGGTGAGGTGAAGGTCTATACCGTCCGCCCTGCGGGCAATAAAGGCAAGTCACTGCCGGGCGTTGTTTATTTCCACGGCGGCGGTTGGGTGCTCGGCAACTTTGCCACCCATGAAAGATTGATGCGTGATCTGGCGGCACAGGCGAATGCCGCGATGGTTTTTGTGGAATACAGCCCCGCACCCGAGCAGAAGCATCCCGTTCAGCTGGATGAGGTCTATGCCGTGTTGAAGTACGTTTCAGAGAACGCCGCCGAGTTCGGCATTGATGCCAATCAACTGGCCATCGCAGGCGACTCGGTCGGCGGTCAGATGGTAGCCGTAAGCGCCGTGCGCGCCAAAGTCGATGGTCTGGCGCTCGACTCAATGGTCCTGTTCTACCCGGTCACCACCGCAGACCTGACTAGTCACTCGTACGAGTTGTTCGCAGAGGGGCCTTGGCTCACCAAAGCCAGCATGGCGTGGTTCTGGGAGGCCTACCTGGAAGAGGATACTGACATCGGCGATCCCTCGGTTTCGCCGCTGAACTACGGTGCGGAAGAACTTGCAGGCCTGCCGCCAGCGCTTGTCATCACCGACGCCAACGACGTGTTGCGCGATGAGGGTGAGGCCTTTGCGTCTAAGTTGACGTTGGCCGGAGTGAAGACGCAGAGCACGCGTTACAATTTCACGACGCATGATTTTGTGATGCTCAACGCCTACGCGCAGACGCCTGCGACGACGGCGGCAATAACTGAGGCGGCAAACTTCCTGAAGGATCACTTCAAGGAATAA
- a CDS encoding GatB/YqeY domain-containing protein: MAELSLKEQLSNAVKDAMRNREKFRLGTLRLVQAAVKQIEIDERREVNDEDVLKVLDKMLKQRRDSASQYDDAGRKELGDIERDEMVVIEEFMPAALTEDDLDGLVRAAVSSTDAQGMQDMGRVMNELRPQVLGRVDMGHLGKKVRAALA, from the coding sequence ATGGCGGAATTATCACTCAAAGAACAACTGAGCAATGCGGTAAAAGACGCGATGCGAAATAGGGAAAAGTTTCGGCTTGGCACCCTGCGGTTGGTTCAGGCTGCGGTTAAACAGATCGAGATTGATGAGCGCCGCGAGGTGAATGACGAGGACGTTCTGAAGGTGCTGGACAAAATGCTCAAGCAGCGTCGCGATTCTGCCAGTCAATACGACGATGCCGGCCGCAAGGAGCTGGGCGACATCGAGCGGGACGAAATGGTGGTTATTGAGGAATTCATGCCCGCCGCCCTGACTGAAGACGACCTGGACGGCTTGGTCCGTGCGGCCGTCAGCTCAACCGATGCTCAGGGAATGCAGGACATGGGGCGGGTGATGAACGAGCTTCGCCCCCAGGTACTTGGTCGGGTAGACATGGGCCATCTGGGCAAGAAAGTGCGGGCCGCGCTGGCTTGA
- a CDS encoding EAL domain-containing protein, translating to MHSIMGLLLLLIALFAVGMFLLSHLNLSYSQQAMYELRRDQIRDVFFTGLVRIDAHQIALERQVATLATIGETFYNLSREQADSPNAQRQLQVQLEKTLQSLLQSEADVSGAGLWYQPGIVAPADERYAPYLVKAGSGGLRVQSQSTDFRQTRWYDLTLGADSPRGPASGSTVYWSPVYFDMATERAVLTLAQPVVNAAGEWIGAATIDWASGQVVDLVSRMEVTQNSFSFLNDRNNRNLSSLSQNEDPVQEQEIIDAVLAANLSGNNPDALPASSDVQTPQKRLRTRKLDVGGRLYELYYATTPAGMVYGAGVPNDEIDRVLAPMRDTNYRILLITGSVLLILSFYLLYRIMQLMRELQASYTDVLTGLPNRVRLLRDLQDRQGGCLILLNLDRFKEINSLFGNECGDAVLLAMRKQVRSFIQTHSHPFGLSPELYRLSSDEFALLGPDVAESRVRTFAGELTEFLCAQRVIWQQQALCLNTSAGIAFHKEGNADAAPDRLLNQATIAVLQAREQMRKYLFYDQSQEVEKSYEKNIYWARRLKTAIETNALRPYFQPIHDNQQGTVTKYECLVRMEDSEHGVIAAGQFIEVANKLRLNRHITRIMVEKAFAAFATQPQEFSINLSYVDITDPETLALILEHLRASNIGERVIFEILESDGIRNYGDVLSFIEKVKSFGCRIAIDDFGTGYSNFSHLLKMNVDFIKIDGSLIRYLAQDHTAFLVTKGIVQFARSMGIKTVAEFVHSEAVQERVVELGIDFSQGEYFGMPAAELLSRDGRRRG from the coding sequence CTTCTGCTGATCGCGCTTTTCGCTGTTGGTATGTTCCTGTTATCTCACCTGAACCTGAGTTACTCCCAGCAGGCGATGTATGAGTTGCGCCGGGATCAGATCCGCGATGTATTCTTTACGGGACTGGTCCGCATTGACGCCCACCAGATTGCGCTGGAACGGCAGGTGGCCACTCTGGCGACCATCGGCGAGACATTCTATAACTTATCGCGGGAACAGGCGGATTCGCCAAACGCTCAGCGCCAACTGCAGGTTCAGCTTGAAAAAACGCTGCAGAGCCTTCTTCAGAGCGAGGCCGATGTCTCTGGTGCGGGTCTGTGGTATCAGCCGGGGATTGTAGCGCCAGCCGATGAACGCTACGCGCCTTATCTGGTAAAAGCCGGAAGTGGCGGCCTCAGAGTGCAGTCACAATCAACCGATTTCAGGCAAACCCGCTGGTATGATCTGACCCTCGGGGCGGACAGCCCCCGCGGTCCCGCGTCGGGCTCGACCGTTTACTGGTCACCGGTGTACTTTGACATGGCAACTGAGCGGGCTGTTCTCACCCTTGCCCAGCCGGTGGTCAATGCTGCGGGTGAGTGGATTGGTGCCGCGACCATTGACTGGGCTTCAGGTCAGGTTGTAGATCTGGTCAGCCGTATGGAGGTCACGCAAAACAGCTTTTCTTTTCTTAATGACCGCAACAACCGAAACCTGTCCAGTCTCAGTCAAAACGAAGATCCGGTTCAGGAGCAGGAAATTATAGATGCCGTTCTGGCAGCGAATCTTTCGGGAAATAATCCGGATGCGTTACCCGCATCAAGTGATGTCCAGACCCCTCAGAAACGTCTGCGCACACGTAAGCTGGACGTAGGCGGGCGACTCTATGAGCTGTATTACGCCACAACACCGGCGGGTATGGTTTATGGGGCTGGCGTGCCAAACGATGAAATTGACCGGGTGCTTGCGCCCATGCGCGACACCAATTACCGGATACTGTTGATCACGGGCTCGGTTTTGCTGATTCTGAGCTTTTACCTGCTGTATCGGATTATGCAGCTCATGCGTGAATTGCAGGCCTCCTACACAGACGTTCTGACCGGCCTTCCCAATCGTGTGCGCCTGTTGCGAGATCTGCAAGACCGGCAAGGTGGCTGCCTCATCCTCCTGAACCTGGATCGTTTCAAGGAAATTAACAGCCTGTTTGGCAATGAATGTGGCGATGCTGTGCTGTTGGCCATGCGCAAGCAGGTGCGCTCGTTTATTCAGACCCACTCGCACCCTTTTGGGCTTTCACCCGAACTTTATCGCCTGTCCAGTGATGAGTTTGCACTCCTCGGTCCTGATGTTGCTGAGTCCCGGGTGCGCACTTTCGCCGGTGAGCTGACCGAATTTCTGTGTGCGCAGAGGGTTATCTGGCAGCAGCAGGCGTTATGTCTGAATACCAGCGCGGGCATTGCCTTCCACAAAGAGGGTAATGCCGATGCAGCACCGGACCGTTTGCTTAACCAGGCAACTATTGCTGTTTTGCAGGCGCGGGAGCAGATGCGTAAGTACCTGTTTTATGATCAGAGCCAGGAAGTTGAAAAAAGCTACGAGAAAAACATTTACTGGGCACGGCGCCTCAAGACGGCGATCGAAACCAACGCATTGCGGCCGTATTTTCAGCCGATTCACGACAACCAGCAGGGCACAGTCACCAAGTATGAGTGCCTGGTGAGGATGGAAGATTCCGAGCATGGTGTGATCGCCGCCGGGCAGTTCATCGAAGTGGCCAATAAACTCCGGCTTAACCGGCACATCACCCGAATCATGGTAGAAAAGGCGTTCGCCGCTTTTGCCACGCAGCCTCAGGAGTTTTCCATCAACCTGTCCTACGTGGATATTACTGACCCGGAAACCCTCGCTCTGATTCTGGAGCATCTGCGGGCGAGCAATATTGGTGAGCGGGTGATCTTTGAGATTCTCGAATCTGATGGCATCCGCAATTACGGCGACGTCTTGAGCTTTATCGAGAAAGTAAAGTCCTTTGGGTGCCGAATCGCCATTGACGACTTCGGCACCGGCTATTCCAATTTTTCCCATTTGCTCAAGATGAACGTGGATTTTATCAAGATAGACGGTAGCCTGATTCGCTATCTGGCCCAAGACCACACGGCGTTTCTTGTGACCAAGGGGATTGTGCAATTTGCTCGAAGCATGGGGATCAAAACAGTGGCAGAATTCGTGCACAGCGAAGCGGTGCAGGAACGCGTGGTGGAGCTGGGCATTGATTTCTCGCAGGGGGAATACTTCGGTATGCCTGCGGCGGAGCTATTAAGTCGAGACGGGAGAAGACGAGGATAA
- the ppk2 gene encoding polyphosphate kinase 2 → MQLLSPSRRFSDDAYDKHGILRKEIYEKELARLEEELAKLQRTITDEGLRIVVLFEGRDAAGKGGTIKRITEKTNPRIVRTVALGKPSDRERSQWYFQRYVSHLPASGEMVLFDRSWYNRAGVERVMGFASAEEVELFMHTCPEFEHMLVEEGIILLKYWFSVSEEVQEQRFQARAADPTKRWKISPMDLKSRELWAEYSNAKDEMLRYTDLPYAPWRMVDADVKRHARLNCISNLLEQFDYSRDLPPVPDLPPREWAHDDNRTAKPHESYIDRLY, encoded by the coding sequence ATGCAACTATTGTCGCCGAGTCGCCGCTTCAGCGACGATGCTTACGATAAACACGGTATATTGAGGAAGGAAATCTACGAGAAGGAACTGGCACGATTAGAGGAGGAGCTGGCCAAGCTCCAGCGCACCATTACCGACGAAGGCCTGCGCATTGTGGTTTTATTCGAGGGCCGCGACGCCGCTGGCAAAGGCGGAACCATCAAACGCATTACCGAGAAGACGAATCCTCGTATTGTGCGTACGGTCGCACTTGGCAAACCGTCCGATCGCGAGCGCAGTCAGTGGTACTTTCAGCGATACGTGTCTCACCTGCCTGCGTCGGGAGAGATGGTGCTGTTTGACCGCTCCTGGTACAACCGGGCCGGCGTTGAACGGGTGATGGGGTTCGCTTCGGCCGAGGAGGTCGAGCTGTTCATGCACACCTGCCCCGAATTCGAGCACATGCTTGTCGAGGAAGGCATTATCCTGCTGAAGTACTGGTTCTCGGTCAGCGAGGAAGTTCAGGAACAGCGCTTCCAGGCCCGTGCCGCCGACCCTACCAAGCGCTGGAAGATCTCCCCGATGGATCTCAAGTCGCGCGAGCTGTGGGCCGAGTACTCAAATGCCAAAGACGAGATGCTGCGCTATACGGATTTACCTTACGCGCCGTGGCGGATGGTGGATGCCGACGTCAAGCGCCATGCACGGCTGAACTGCATCAGCAACCTGCTGGAGCAATTCGATTATAGTCGCGATTTGCCGCCAGTTCCGGATCTGCCTCCGCGCGAATGGGCGCACGACGATAACCGCACGGCGAAGCCCCACGAGTCTTATATCGATCGTTTGTATTGA